The proteins below come from a single Plantactinospora sp. KBS50 genomic window:
- a CDS encoding nucleoside deaminase, translated as MTFLSTDEPAWSECFELAWEAFRAGSLPIGAVLVDPSGTIVRRGRNRLRDRDAPAGQISGSFIAHAEINALATLAPGDYSDFTLYSTLEPCFFCTAALRHSHVGTVRFAAPDPLWRGVDRLRELNPAMARRLARREGPVGGPLQDLGAFLHLISAVDRGVTSVIEGHDAAMPEIVRLARRLPAAGELRDLTLSEALAVVWDELPSVIANGR; from the coding sequence GTGACATTCTTGTCCACCGATGAACCCGCCTGGTCGGAATGCTTCGAGCTCGCGTGGGAGGCATTCCGGGCCGGCAGCCTCCCCATCGGAGCGGTGCTGGTCGACCCGTCGGGCACCATCGTCCGGCGCGGCCGCAACCGCCTCCGCGACCGCGACGCCCCCGCCGGCCAGATCAGCGGCAGCTTCATCGCCCACGCCGAGATCAACGCGCTCGCCACCCTGGCGCCCGGCGACTACTCCGACTTCACCCTGTACTCCACGCTCGAGCCCTGCTTCTTCTGCACCGCCGCCCTCCGGCACAGCCACGTCGGCACCGTACGGTTCGCCGCGCCCGACCCCCTGTGGCGCGGCGTCGACCGCCTGCGGGAGCTCAACCCGGCGATGGCGCGACGCCTGGCGCGGCGCGAGGGCCCCGTCGGCGGGCCGCTCCAGGATCTTGGCGCGTTCCTGCACCTGATCTCGGCCGTGGACCGTGGCGTGACGTCGGTGATCGAGGGCCATGACGCGGCCATGCCGGAGATCGTGCGCCTGGCCCGGCGCCTGCCTGCGGCCGGCGAGCTGCGCGACCTCACCCTCTCCGAGGCGCTGGCAGTGGTGTGGGACGAGCTACCGTCCGTCATCGCAAATGGGCGCTGA
- a CDS encoding ATP-binding protein produces MPAGPLRLPTGSLNRHTFVCGATGGGKSQTVRHLLEQASSAGLPWLVIEPAKAEYRQMAARVPDGDVIALRPGDPSAPPVGFNPLAPAPGFPLQTHADLTRALFVAAFQADEPFPQVLAGALTRSYERLGWDLTLGEPAHPGVTPRLPTLADLQVAAEEVVEAIGYSREITDNVRGFIGVRLGSLRLGTTGRFFEGGHPLDFDRLLRDNVIIEIEDVGDDRDKAFLIGATLIQLVEHLRIREHHRPPGAGLRHLTVIEEAHRLLRRPDAPGPAAHAVELFAALLAEVRAYGEGLVIAEQIPAKLIPDAIKNTAVKVVHRLPARDDRETVGATMNLTEEQSRFLVTLPPGTGAVFTDGMDQPILVRVPDGTDRERDGVEVPLADPVRLVSTPNPACPPACAVDPCALRRMTGARRLGRGEPALVVWAELAVIGHLVGMPAPSPSTDFAYRLAAVEPRLLDCAIRHAVEAAVNARSVPLAASHSPAEFAAHVAAELRAQLAGTLPTAARCPDPATRWLAPCFRWNPVRIALQDLCAREPGAGRHPDSDRWAARHGRPVAGATAAEQLDTVRRWSQELLVDRSVVMAVLFGVGSGNGTQSGGGPGSGAAPSTWSALETAVGQPRTGDGWSAALGRALADLVVVRRWPAAFLSAAAGRVPGASARPTSDTAW; encoded by the coding sequence ATGCCGGCCGGTCCGCTCCGGCTGCCCACCGGCAGCCTCAACCGGCACACCTTCGTCTGCGGCGCCACCGGTGGTGGCAAGTCGCAGACCGTGCGGCACCTGCTCGAACAGGCCAGCTCGGCCGGGCTGCCCTGGCTGGTGATCGAGCCGGCGAAGGCCGAGTACCGGCAGATGGCCGCCCGGGTCCCCGACGGCGACGTGATCGCGCTGCGCCCCGGTGACCCGTCCGCGCCACCGGTCGGGTTCAACCCACTCGCTCCGGCACCCGGGTTCCCGTTACAGACCCACGCCGACCTGACCCGTGCCCTGTTCGTCGCCGCGTTCCAGGCCGACGAGCCGTTCCCGCAGGTCCTGGCCGGCGCGTTGACCCGCAGCTACGAGCGGCTGGGCTGGGACCTCACCCTCGGCGAGCCGGCCCACCCCGGGGTCACACCACGGCTGCCGACCCTGGCCGACCTGCAGGTGGCGGCCGAGGAGGTGGTCGAGGCGATCGGGTACAGCCGTGAGATCACCGACAACGTGCGGGGGTTCATCGGGGTACGGCTGGGCAGCCTGCGCCTGGGCACCACCGGTCGGTTCTTCGAGGGCGGTCACCCGCTCGACTTCGACCGGCTGCTGCGGGACAACGTGATCATCGAGATCGAGGACGTCGGCGACGACCGGGACAAGGCGTTCCTCATCGGAGCCACCCTGATCCAGCTGGTCGAGCACCTTCGCATACGCGAACACCACCGGCCACCCGGCGCCGGGCTGCGCCACCTGACCGTGATCGAGGAGGCGCACCGGCTACTGCGCCGCCCCGACGCTCCCGGGCCGGCCGCGCACGCGGTGGAACTGTTCGCGGCCCTGCTCGCCGAGGTCCGCGCGTACGGCGAGGGTCTCGTCATCGCCGAGCAGATCCCGGCCAAACTGATCCCGGACGCGATCAAAAACACCGCGGTGAAGGTGGTGCACCGGCTACCCGCACGGGATGACCGCGAGACGGTCGGCGCGACGATGAACCTCACCGAGGAGCAGTCACGTTTCCTGGTGACCCTGCCACCCGGCACCGGCGCGGTGTTCACCGACGGCATGGACCAGCCGATCCTGGTCCGGGTCCCGGACGGCACCGACCGCGAACGCGACGGCGTCGAGGTCCCCCTGGCCGATCCGGTACGACTCGTCAGCACCCCGAACCCCGCCTGCCCACCAGCCTGCGCCGTCGACCCGTGCGCGCTGCGCCGGATGACCGGCGCCCGCCGGCTGGGCCGGGGCGAGCCGGCGCTGGTGGTCTGGGCCGAGCTGGCGGTCATCGGGCACCTCGTCGGCATGCCGGCGCCGAGCCCGTCCACGGATTTCGCGTACCGGCTTGCGGCGGTCGAGCCGCGGCTGCTCGACTGCGCCATCCGCCACGCGGTCGAGGCGGCGGTGAACGCGCGCTCGGTGCCGCTGGCCGCCTCGCACAGCCCGGCGGAGTTCGCCGCGCACGTCGCCGCCGAACTGCGCGCCCAGTTGGCCGGTACGCTCCCCACCGCGGCCCGCTGCCCGGACCCGGCCACGCGCTGGCTTGCGCCGTGCTTCCGGTGGAACCCGGTCCGGATCGCCTTGCAGGACCTGTGCGCCCGTGAACCAGGCGCCGGCCGGCACCCGGACAGCGACCGGTGGGCGGCGCGCCACGGCCGCCCAGTCGCCGGGGCCACCGCCGCCGAGCAACTCGACACGGTACGGCGGTGGAGCCAGGAACTGCTGGTGGACCGGTCGGTAGTGATGGCCGTGCTGTTCGGCGTGGGCTCGGGCAACGGCACGCAGTCGGGCGGTGGTCCGGGTTCGGGTGCCGCTCCGTCGACCTGGTCGGCGCTGGAGACGGCGGTCGGTCAGCCCCGTACCGGCGACGGTTGGTCGGCGGCGCTCGGCCGGGCGCTGGCGGACCTGGTGGTTGTACGCCGATGGCCGGCGGCCTTCCTCTCGGCCGCCGCAGGGCGGGTTCCCGGGGCGTCAGCACGTCCGACGTCAGACACCGCATGGTGA
- a CDS encoding BTAD domain-containing putative transcriptional regulator, with amino-acid sequence MGDGATPADAPNTPSGRPTVGRLLRTYRLHSGLTQRELAVRAGLSIAALRDLEQGRSTRPRRASVAAIAAALGLDDRAREALHTSVTAATRDHEPARVADPGAPVEIRVLGPLELRRGNEPVAIGSATQRVLLAKLALGAPEPVPRDSLRELLHGRYSAQDATKLLRTHLTRLRRLVEPAGQRLIVTTPAGYRLVATAAQLDLARLRQLAAQARDASPEYALTLLAQAAELWRGGCDLGELVGDPLLASVTEEYATLLRRFAEVARDVGEPERPLPRLRELAGRLEFHEPLHTALIVTLAASGRQAEALAAFQRVRANLREQLGLDPGDLLRDAQVGVLQQRWRVPETAARSVVQQLPAAPTGFVGREPELARIVAAVARTGHESRHASSRIVLVHGAAGSGKTALAHTAGHRLRPRYPDGQLYADLGGASPEPASPAAVLGRFLRALGVPADRIGDDLVEDSALLRTELAGRRMLVVLDNASDAAQVRPLLPGTGRSDVLVTSRWLLRGLEVAASVPLGTLTAAESLDMIAAAAGGERVAADEGSAQELATVCGHLPLALRIAAARLASRPSWTIGDLVRRLRDEGGRLAQLVDGSTSVLASFQLSYDSLSEPARRAFRLCALHPAQDFGVTATGALLDTDDATAERILDELLDANMLLQYSAHRFRFHDLLRLYAGRLVGAESGRTRHDAFARLLASYAERVTAAMDRALPQMVRLAGHPRPQGRFPAEEQAVAWLDAEATALVLLAEQAGRDDGLADFAWRIADQLRGYFLVNPHVDGWTRIVAAGWSAAERSGDGRARAAMLMSRGQARSMVGRDLEGLDDTLAALRLAQECGWHAAAAYLSHNVGWQYYEFGRLADAETWFGRTLDLTAHEPLGHIRAAVLNGIGMIMLGRGRREDAATSLTAALEINMRTGRERAALVNRGNLASVLRQRGEFLAAAEQLDTVLRRYRRRGNLRGELSTLDEMSRLEIDRRNLASGLSLARQAHDLAVKTYDRRAQAMTAGTLGDALRESGEIAQALDVLRDGVAMARRHSYRYLETRARVGLARALALAGEPDAARREAGRAERVAHDLGFGALATEARAIAVDPPARD; translated from the coding sequence ATGGGCGACGGCGCGACCCCGGCGGATGCCCCGAACACGCCGTCCGGCCGGCCAACGGTGGGCAGGCTGCTCCGGACGTACCGTCTGCACAGCGGGCTGACCCAGCGCGAGTTGGCGGTCCGGGCCGGCCTCAGCATCGCCGCGCTCCGGGACCTGGAGCAGGGGCGGAGCACCAGGCCGAGACGCGCATCGGTGGCGGCGATCGCGGCGGCGCTCGGCCTCGACGACCGGGCCAGGGAAGCGTTGCACACCTCGGTCACCGCGGCGACCCGGGACCACGAGCCGGCCCGGGTGGCCGACCCCGGTGCGCCCGTGGAGATCCGGGTGCTGGGGCCGCTCGAACTTCGGCGCGGCAACGAACCCGTAGCCATCGGCTCGGCCACCCAACGGGTACTTCTCGCGAAGCTTGCCCTCGGCGCCCCGGAACCGGTTCCCCGGGACTCCCTCCGGGAACTGCTGCACGGCCGATATTCGGCCCAGGACGCGACGAAGCTGCTGCGGACGCACCTCACCCGACTGCGCCGGCTGGTCGAGCCCGCGGGCCAGCGCCTCATCGTCACGACCCCGGCGGGCTACCGCCTCGTGGCCACCGCCGCACAGCTCGACCTGGCCCGACTCCGGCAGTTGGCTGCGCAGGCGCGCGACGCGTCGCCCGAGTACGCGCTCACGCTCCTTGCGCAGGCGGCGGAACTGTGGCGTGGCGGGTGCGACCTGGGCGAGCTGGTCGGCGACCCGCTGCTCGCCTCGGTCACCGAGGAGTACGCCACCCTGCTGCGGCGCTTCGCCGAGGTCGCCCGGGACGTCGGCGAGCCGGAGCGGCCGCTGCCACGGCTGCGTGAGCTGGCCGGTCGGCTGGAGTTCCACGAGCCGCTGCACACCGCGCTGATCGTCACGCTGGCGGCCAGCGGGCGGCAGGCCGAGGCGCTGGCGGCGTTCCAGCGCGTTCGGGCCAACCTGCGCGAACAGCTCGGGCTCGATCCCGGGGACCTGCTGCGGGACGCGCAGGTGGGTGTGCTCCAGCAGCGCTGGCGGGTGCCGGAGACGGCCGCCCGCAGCGTGGTCCAGCAGTTGCCGGCCGCCCCGACCGGGTTCGTCGGCCGGGAGCCGGAGCTGGCCCGCATCGTCGCCGCCGTCGCGCGTACGGGGCACGAGTCGCGGCACGCGTCGTCGCGGATCGTCCTCGTCCACGGTGCGGCCGGATCGGGGAAGACGGCCCTGGCGCACACCGCCGGGCATCGGCTGCGCCCGCGGTATCCCGACGGCCAGCTCTACGCCGATCTCGGTGGCGCCTCGCCCGAGCCCGCCTCCCCGGCGGCGGTTCTCGGCCGGTTCCTGCGGGCACTCGGCGTGCCGGCCGACCGCATCGGCGACGACCTCGTCGAGGACTCGGCCCTGCTGCGTACCGAGTTGGCCGGGCGCCGGATGCTCGTCGTGCTCGACAACGCGAGCGACGCGGCGCAGGTGCGACCGCTGCTGCCGGGTACCGGCCGAAGCGACGTCCTGGTGACGAGCCGGTGGCTGTTGCGCGGGCTGGAGGTCGCGGCCTCGGTGCCGCTCGGCACCCTGACGGCGGCCGAGTCGCTCGACATGATCGCGGCCGCGGCCGGCGGCGAACGGGTCGCGGCCGACGAGGGGTCCGCGCAGGAGCTGGCGACCGTCTGCGGCCACCTTCCGCTCGCGTTGCGGATCGCGGCGGCCCGGCTGGCGAGCCGTCCGTCGTGGACGATCGGCGACCTGGTGCGGCGGCTGCGTGACGAGGGTGGTCGCCTCGCCCAGCTCGTCGACGGGTCGACGAGCGTCCTGGCCAGCTTCCAGCTCAGCTACGACAGTCTCAGCGAACCGGCCCGGCGGGCGTTCCGGCTCTGCGCACTGCACCCGGCGCAGGATTTCGGGGTGACCGCCACCGGCGCCCTGCTCGACACGGACGACGCCACGGCCGAGCGGATCCTGGACGAACTGCTCGACGCCAACATGCTGCTGCAGTACTCGGCACACCGGTTCCGGTTCCACGACCTGCTCCGGCTCTACGCCGGCAGGCTGGTCGGGGCGGAGAGCGGTCGGACCCGACACGACGCCTTCGCGCGGCTGCTGGCCTCGTACGCCGAGCGGGTGACCGCCGCGATGGACCGGGCGCTGCCGCAGATGGTCCGGCTCGCCGGCCATCCCCGGCCGCAGGGCCGGTTCCCGGCCGAGGAGCAGGCGGTGGCCTGGCTCGACGCCGAGGCGACCGCGCTGGTGCTGCTGGCCGAGCAGGCCGGCCGGGACGACGGGCTCGCCGACTTCGCCTGGCGGATCGCCGACCAGCTACGCGGCTACTTCCTGGTCAATCCGCACGTCGACGGCTGGACCCGGATCGTCGCGGCCGGCTGGTCGGCGGCGGAGCGTTCGGGCGACGGCCGGGCTCGGGCGGCGATGCTGATGTCCAGGGGGCAGGCCCGGAGCATGGTCGGTCGCGACCTCGAAGGTCTCGACGACACGCTCGCCGCCCTGCGGCTGGCGCAGGAGTGCGGCTGGCACGCGGCGGCGGCCTACCTTTCCCACAACGTCGGCTGGCAGTACTACGAGTTCGGCCGGCTCGCCGACGCCGAAACGTGGTTCGGTCGGACTCTCGACCTGACCGCGCACGAGCCCCTGGGGCATATCCGTGCGGCGGTCCTGAACGGCATCGGCATGATCATGCTCGGTCGCGGCCGCCGCGAGGACGCCGCGACGAGCCTCACCGCCGCGTTGGAAATCAACATGAGGACCGGGCGCGAGCGTGCCGCGCTGGTCAACCGGGGGAACCTCGCGAGCGTACTGCGGCAGCGTGGTGAATTCCTCGCCGCGGCCGAGCAGCTCGACACCGTTCTGCGCAGGTACCGGCGGCGCGGAAACCTGCGCGGCGAACTCTCCACCCTGGACGAGATGAGTCGGCTGGAAATCGACCGGCGGAACCTCGCCAGCGGGTTGAGCCTGGCCCGGCAGGCACACGATCTCGCGGTCAAGACGTACGACCGGCGGGCCCAGGCGATGACCGCCGGCACGCTCGGTGACGCGCTGCGGGAGAGCGGCGAGATCGCGCAGGCGCTCGACGTGCTCCGGGACGGGGTTGCGATGGCCCGGCGGCACTCGTACCGCTACCTGGAGACCAGGGCACGGGTGGGCCTCGCCCGTGCCCTGGCACTGGCCGGTGAGCCGGATGCGGCGCGGCGCGAGGCCGGCCGGGCCGAGCGGGTCGCCCACGACCTGGGATTCGGCGCCCTCGCGACGGAGGCGAGGGCGATCGCGGTGGACCCGCCGGCCCGCGACTAG
- a CDS encoding C40 family peptidase has translation MPVFLTTSVVMATPASAAPIDNPSLEIPVGCPGARAVIQVEWEGTRSAKVHWELNDTSSDGMTPLIKIAARDDSGNGRSWIFRNDEVVFGVGGGYGDSASGGGQSWDPEGIAQFNHLEVKVSNGTSAQGTTCSVTKKIYNYTRLAYQYALNQINKRYVLGATGPDAYDCSGLVKFAYERVVNFPGWGGVRSSAQQYDWARSEADNNNADLTNLKSRDAIRVSRSQLKIGDLVFYDGHVGQYAGGGQLYSAMSPAAGIGYMSVDFKPPLGYYRMVGVTG, from the coding sequence GTGCCGGTGTTCCTGACCACCAGCGTCGTTATGGCCACGCCGGCCTCGGCCGCGCCGATCGACAACCCGAGCCTGGAGATTCCGGTCGGCTGCCCGGGTGCCCGCGCGGTCATCCAGGTCGAGTGGGAGGGCACCCGCAGCGCCAAGGTCCACTGGGAACTCAACGACACCAGCTCCGACGGCATGACGCCGTTGATCAAGATCGCCGCCAGGGACGACTCCGGCAACGGCCGGAGCTGGATCTTCCGGAACGACGAGGTGGTGTTCGGGGTCGGCGGCGGCTACGGCGACTCCGCCAGCGGCGGCGGCCAGTCCTGGGACCCGGAAGGGATCGCCCAGTTCAACCACCTGGAGGTGAAGGTCAGCAACGGTACGAGCGCGCAGGGCACCACCTGCTCGGTGACGAAGAAGATCTACAACTACACCCGGCTCGCCTACCAGTACGCCCTCAACCAGATCAACAAGCGTTACGTCCTGGGCGCCACGGGTCCGGACGCGTACGACTGCTCGGGCCTGGTCAAGTTCGCCTACGAACGGGTGGTCAACTTCCCCGGCTGGGGCGGCGTCAGGTCGTCGGCGCAGCAGTACGACTGGGCACGGTCGGAGGCCGACAACAACAATGCCGACCTGACCAACCTGAAGAGCCGCGACGCGATCCGGGTCAGCCGCAGCCAGCTCAAGATCGGGGACCTGGTCTTCTACGACGGCCACGTCGGCCAGTACGCGGGCGGCGGTCAGTTGTACTCGGCCATGAGCCCGGCGGCGGGGATCGGCTACATGAGCGTCGACTTCAAGCCCCCGCTGGGCTACTACCGGATGGTCGGCGTCACCGGCTAG
- a CDS encoding methylated-DNA--[protein]-cysteine S-methyltransferase: MTILYTRLDTALGSVLITAEPGPGARHGVILTSVSLPEQRTGATVQPDWRHDDTRLTPIVDQLTDYLAGRRTAFELDMAATGTVTQTRVWQAVDAIPYGTTTTYGAITATAGLAPAAVRAVGRAIGSNPLLIVRPCHRVISAAGALTGYAAGLDRKRQLLILEGALPPHLI, translated from the coding sequence ATGACCATCCTCTACACCCGCCTCGACACCGCCCTGGGTTCGGTACTCATCACCGCCGAGCCCGGCCCCGGCGCCCGCCACGGTGTCATCCTCACCTCCGTCAGCCTGCCGGAGCAGCGGACCGGTGCCACGGTGCAACCCGACTGGCGGCACGACGACACCCGGCTCACGCCGATCGTCGACCAGCTCACCGACTACCTGGCCGGCCGGCGTACCGCCTTTGAGCTGGACATGGCCGCCACCGGCACGGTCACCCAGACCAGGGTGTGGCAGGCCGTGGACGCCATCCCGTACGGCACCACCACCACATACGGCGCGATCACCGCCACCGCCGGCCTCGCGCCGGCCGCGGTACGCGCCGTCGGGCGCGCCATCGGCTCGAACCCGCTGCTGATCGTGCGGCCCTGCCACCGCGTCATCTCCGCCGCCGGGGCGCTCACCGGGTACGCCGCCGGTCTGGACCGCAAACGCCAGCTGCTCATCCTCGAAGGCGCCCTGCCGCCGCACCTGATCTGA
- a CDS encoding Ada metal-binding domain-containing protein — MNDPADPGTMFNHLTAPTPPDFALRVLHRAGIPADRYDTYVSLPTAAGPLLVATGHGSVTAAVLRRGTPSLDAFETGHRDRTGRSAIRAVRPGIPGLTTAVRTGRARHLPVRLDTVSAVQADILTAVRAVPPGQLRPVGWILSETHRSGISGDDVRAALLHNPASVLIPTHRVTDDLGVPLDTECPGDAAELLRRDEGIDTAEALTLARDGTRFIGSDTTRIFCLPTCAHARRITGPHRVPFGDPADARTAGYRPCKVCRPIAA, encoded by the coding sequence ATGAACGACCCCGCGGACCCCGGGACCATGTTCAACCATCTGACCGCGCCGACACCACCGGACTTCGCGCTGCGGGTGCTGCACCGAGCGGGCATCCCCGCCGACCGCTACGACACCTACGTCAGCCTGCCGACCGCCGCGGGGCCGCTGCTGGTGGCCACCGGGCACGGCAGCGTGACCGCGGCGGTCCTGCGCCGCGGCACCCCGTCCCTTGACGCCTTCGAGACCGGGCACCGCGACCGCACCGGCCGCTCCGCCATCCGCGCCGTACGCCCCGGCATCCCGGGGCTCACCACGGCGGTGCGGACCGGTCGGGCCCGGCACCTGCCGGTCCGTCTCGACACCGTGAGCGCGGTCCAGGCCGACATCCTGACCGCGGTCCGCGCCGTACCCCCGGGACAACTGCGGCCGGTGGGCTGGATCCTGTCCGAGACCCACCGGTCGGGCATCTCCGGCGACGACGTCCGCGCCGCGCTGCTGCACAATCCCGCCTCCGTCCTCATCCCCACCCATCGGGTCACCGACGACCTCGGCGTGCCGCTGGACACCGAATGCCCGGGCGACGCCGCCGAACTCCTGCGCCGCGACGAGGGCATCGACACCGCCGAGGCGCTCACCCTCGCGCGCGACGGCACCCGCTTCATCGGCAGCGACACCACCCGCATCTTCTGCCTGCCCACCTGCGCCCACGCCCGCCGCATCACCGGGCCGCACCGCGTGCCGTTCGGCGATCCGGCGGACGCCCGGACCGCCGGCTACCGCCCCTGCAAGGTATGCCGGCCCATCGCGGCCTGA
- a CDS encoding RNA polymerase sigma factor yields MATNGQTLTTLLAEDVDAGFTELVRIHASTVHAYLHRVSGSAADADDLGQDTLLRAYTALRTYPPQRRRDLHVRTWLLTIATNVWRNHVRTRTRRPDTVARLDEAAGAWADDAPGPEEHAANAEQRRRLVIALTELPERHRIPVVLRHIVGLSYAEVAQVQGCPVGTAKAQVARGVVSLRSLLGDTDSPEEVTA; encoded by the coding sequence ATGGCAACCAATGGGCAGACGCTGACGACGCTGCTGGCGGAGGATGTGGACGCGGGCTTCACCGAGCTCGTCCGCATCCACGCCAGCACGGTCCACGCTTACCTGCACCGGGTGAGCGGATCCGCGGCCGACGCCGACGACCTCGGCCAGGACACCCTGCTGCGCGCCTACACCGCCCTGCGGACCTACCCGCCGCAACGACGACGCGACCTGCACGTCCGCACCTGGCTGCTGACCATCGCGACCAACGTGTGGCGCAATCACGTCCGTACCCGGACACGGCGGCCCGACACCGTGGCCCGGCTCGACGAGGCCGCCGGCGCCTGGGCCGACGACGCGCCCGGCCCGGAGGAGCACGCCGCCAACGCGGAACAACGGCGCCGGCTGGTCATAGCCCTCACCGAGCTACCGGAACGACATCGCATCCCCGTCGTGCTGCGGCATATCGTCGGCCTCAGCTACGCCGAGGTCGCCCAGGTCCAGGGCTGCCCGGTCGGCACCGCCAAGGCCCAGGTCGCCCGGGGCGTGGTGAGTTTGCGTTCGCTGCTGGGCGACACCGACTCGCCGGAGGAGGTGACGGCATGA
- a CDS encoding ATP-grasp domain-containing protein encodes MVANDDHKPLLLLIGSSSRISREFILQSVSRRYRLWLLQPGGVTWERDYVVGDTIVDNTDPEALVAAARAIAQSRRVDGVFCYDEGLVTPAAYVAQSLGLPGCAPEAIIACRDKHATRTALDTAGVPQPLSIGVRSLAEAEAAADKIGYPVVVKPRGLAGSMGVRLAEDAAALREGYAAATAVSYPGVPVFDVSVLIEEFADGPEISIDAVFSGGECTPLVLARKQTGMAPFFEETGHDVDPDDELLHDATIVDLLRRSHAALGFHTGVTHTELRLTSRGPRLMEVNARLGGDMIPFLGLLGRGVDVAMAAADVAAGRRPDTDAPLHRRAAVRFLYPPQDTIVEAVTVRRDRFSPAVHSATAMANPGATLRLPPRGYIARYGRVIAVADTRAEVDAALAQAGRIVELTGRPAPEDAS; translated from the coding sequence ATGGTGGCGAACGACGACCACAAACCATTACTGCTACTGATTGGCAGCAGTTCCCGGATCAGTCGGGAATTCATCCTTCAGTCCGTTTCGCGTCGCTATAGGTTGTGGCTCCTGCAACCCGGAGGCGTGACGTGGGAACGCGACTACGTGGTGGGTGACACCATTGTTGACAACACCGACCCGGAAGCGTTGGTGGCGGCCGCCCGCGCCATTGCGCAATCGCGCCGGGTCGACGGGGTCTTCTGCTACGACGAAGGGCTGGTCACTCCGGCGGCCTACGTGGCGCAGTCGCTCGGGCTGCCCGGATGCGCCCCCGAGGCGATCATCGCGTGCCGAGACAAGCACGCCACCCGTACCGCCCTGGACACCGCCGGTGTGCCGCAACCGCTGTCGATCGGCGTGCGGTCGCTCGCCGAGGCCGAGGCCGCGGCCGACAAGATCGGCTATCCGGTGGTGGTCAAGCCCCGCGGCCTGGCCGGCAGCATGGGGGTGCGCCTGGCGGAGGATGCCGCCGCGCTACGTGAGGGGTACGCCGCGGCTACGGCGGTGTCCTACCCCGGCGTGCCGGTGTTCGACGTGTCCGTGCTCATCGAGGAGTTCGCCGACGGCCCGGAGATCAGCATCGACGCCGTCTTCTCCGGCGGCGAGTGCACCCCGCTGGTGCTCGCACGCAAGCAGACCGGCATGGCGCCCTTCTTCGAGGAAACCGGCCACGACGTCGATCCCGACGACGAGCTTCTCCACGATGCGACCATCGTGGACCTGCTGCGTCGCAGCCATGCCGCCCTGGGCTTCCACACCGGTGTCACCCACACCGAACTCCGGCTGACCTCGCGCGGGCCCCGGCTGATGGAGGTCAACGCCCGCCTGGGCGGCGACATGATCCCGTTTCTGGGGCTGCTCGGCCGCGGCGTGGATGTCGCGATGGCCGCCGCAGACGTCGCCGCCGGCCGGCGCCCCGACACGGACGCACCGCTGCACCGCAGGGCGGCCGTGCGTTTCCTCTACCCGCCGCAGGACACGATCGTCGAGGCGGTCACCGTACGGCGGGACCGCTTCAGCCCCGCCGTGCACAGCGCGACCGCGATGGCCAACCCCGGCGCCACACTGCGGCTGCCCCCACGCGGCTACATCGCCCGCTATGGCCGGGTGATCGCCGTCGCCGACACCCGCGCCGAGGTGGACGCCGCGCTGGCGCAGGCCGGCCGCATCGTCGAGCTGACCGGCCGCCCGGCACCGGAGGACGCGTCATGA